The Astatotilapia calliptera chromosome 4, fAstCal1.2, whole genome shotgun sequence genome segment aaaaaaaaaacagatgactGTCAGACCAGGATCATAGCCGACACATTAATCGATAATTAGCCTCGTGTAACTCACTCGTGCAGCTGTAGCCGTTATTTTGATGGAGTTATGCAACCAAACTATCAGAGCTCAGTTAAAGCTGCATCTCTGAGGTAACTACTCACACATTTCTGGATGGCCAGCCAGGTGAGGGTCAGCAGAAGAAGCCCTGCTGCTGTGAAGATGGTCCAGAGTAGAGGGGCGTAACCAGGAGAGCAGTTGCACGGCCTCCCTGCAGCACAAACAACAGTTAAATCTCAACAAGCTTGAATCCTGCACTGTGAGGTGGTGTAACCACATACCTGCCACCTCAACCAGCACGAAGGTCTTCTGAGCGCAGAGGATCATCTGATCAGAGCTGTTAGTGTCTCTGTAGCTCAGATCCCACATGTACAGCCCTGTGTCGCTCAGCTCTAAGCGAGAAATGGTCACGTTGACCTTCATGGAGCTCAGGTCTCCACGGAGCACCAGGCGAGCTCTGTGATCCGTGGCGACCGTGACCTCACCGGCCTCAGTCACGGACACCAGGGTTGTCTGGCTCTGGACACCGCGGTGGTACAGGTGGAGGCTCGTCAGGCCTCCGTGGGCCTGCCAAGGGGAGCAGGAGATCACCACAGCCTGACCCTCCGTCAGACGTTTTAAGATCACCTCTGCGTTGGCTGAAGGAGGGAATGATAGACGTTAACTCCACACGGAAATATGTCTCAACATCCCTGAGGATTAACCCTTCTGTCTATCACATGTCCAAACAGCTGGAGAAGGAGCCATCAGATTTTCCACTTTCTTTACATCTCGTTGTGGAGGTTGATTTGTTTCCCCCATCATGAGATCAAATGTTCCTTTTATTCATTACCAAGGTTTATGATTTCAAACCTTCTCTCACAAACTTTTAGTTTaagtctacacacacacacacattattattaatatgatTCAAATGTCCGTATTTCTTACCTTcgaacagctgaaagaaaataagaatCCAGGCCGGCCTCGCCTTCATTGTCCGTTCAGTTACAGAAGCTCTGAGATCCACCGCAGCTCAGTCATAATGTGTCTTTCCTCTTTGTTTCACACTCTTGTGAGTCTCTGTGGACAGCCTCACCCTATTTATTGTTCTTCACCTCGAAGCAGGAAGACGACTTCAAAGCGAGAGCAGCTGTTAAAATCCTCCCCTTGGTCTCCGAGCTCCACGCTGAGATTTTCTGACTTGTAAAGGTTGTCACGTGCTGGGTGCACACCCCTCTGAGTAAAAAACTACAGTGAAAATGAATCCTCAACATCCtcaagaagtttttttttttttaattagtcaagtaaaaacaaatatagaGTTCTAACATGCGAATCTTCTGACTGCCTCCAACAGTCAGGTTACAACATTATCAACTAAACACagattaaataagaaaactagtttgtttctgtgtgactgtgtgaagtTCCTGCAGTCAGGAGGCCATGCTTGGTGGAGCAGAGTGTGGGAGGTGGTTTTATAGCTTCCTTAACACAGAAAGATCTAACATACGTAAAACAATACAGAACATAAATCTGTGAACGTTACTTACATACTCACAGGAAAATTATCTTCTGGCTTCTCCCTTCAGGGGTCACCTCAGcagccctctgcatgtcccCCTTCActacataagataagataagataagataacctttattagtcccacacgtgggaaatttgtttcatTCTGAggtcttccttttttcctccttcctggCAGCTTCATCTTCAACATCCAGCTGTCCCTTCTCTGCACATGCCCAAACTATTTCAGCCtcacctctctaactttgtctccaaacctgAGTTGTCCGTGTGATGTACTCATTCCTAATCCTGTCCATTATCATCACTCCCAAttaaaatcttaacatcttcagctcagcctcctgtctttttgtcagtactACTGTCTCAAAACTGTACAtaatagcaggtctcactaccatcttgtaaaccttccctttcagtCTTGCTGCCACCCTTCTGTAACAAAATCATCCCTGACACTCGTCTCCAAGAGTTCCTTTTCATTCTCTTTacccacacacagaaaaataacttaaaacatCATGTACATGGAAATATATATGATGTGATTCATTTAATGAATTTGTTCAGTAAGTTTTTTTCAGTAAGGGCCATTCATTAGAAAGCCTCAGAAATAAAATATCACCtaaaagtgtatgtaaatgaaactaaagcaaagaaagacaaaataggAATTATGTTCTATAGGACCCACACACAGCACCAGAGAACTACCTTATAcataaacaaagaataaaatgtaaataataaatcattagtaaaaaagaaatatgatgcattttatttgaatgCATCATATTTCTCATCTCTGGGTGTAACAGTTGACCTGTATTATATTATTCACTATCAGCTCTGCCTTTGTTAACAATGAAGGTTACTGTGCTACTGGGCCACGTGCGTAAATGCGCTCATCTCTTTTGCTttcgggtttttttgttttgttttgtctctttgttgCACATTGCAATATTCACACATGAACATCTAACAAACATTTCCTCAATCTCTAACATCGTTACTAAATCAATACAGTGAAATCTGCGCACTGCTCAGATAAAGACAGCgcaaatcagctgatttctgCCCCGTTTCATGACGATCTGAGccaggggcgattttagcccatttttgggctgaagcacccccaaagatttcttacttttttgacaatatttgctgtttttgtgacacattactaaaaatataaaaagcatacagtacgtaacatttcaacaacaaaagtatagctacccccccccccaaaaaaaaatggtttgttccagctcgtcTCTCCCCCACTGTGAGACGCAGCGGAGCGGAGGTGTAAGTGCCTGGCTGAAAACAGGACATGTTAGCTGCATTTAATctgcagttactctttatatagttgggtaggagtcagaccatgtttctttttagctgaaaaccattacaccaggtaacctgcagtgttgaaaacgtgttttccgacgatgtttgctaccctacaatccgtcctactctgtagtaaaatcagcgacaTTTGACCGTCCCGTTGCTCCCATTGAATTTTATAtagcatatttaaaatgtaaaacttaaaattgtccgtagcctggtgttgttaccactgtcctgtttgaaatggatactaactagctaactgactgaatGCCCATTAACATTATAactcctggtgtgtgtgtgtgtgtgtgtgtgtgtgtgtgtgtgtgtgtgtgtgtgtgtgtgtgtgtgtgtgtgtgtacagagagacagccaggttcataatggatataaggaagtttttttcaaaaaaaggagcaacattcaggtaaaagtgtaccTGTGCACCAAATGATCCGTCAATAAaagataatgttggatcagtgtttcaatatttatatcttttattagatgttcatgtggtttggttatttgccttttggttgaaagtacactgaaagaggactttttgttagcgatcttaatagtatttttttcatattaattaaattttttcatctaattgaatacaatctatttgtgtatgattgtcagtccaaagagggagagaggaaagaggggaacatgagaaagtacaaggtcaggaagagccaggtaagaaaacagacagggaacagtgacaggcacaacagaaactgtttaaactgacaaagaaaaaaaaatttactcACACAATCAggaagttgtgttctccctatattaaagctgctatacagaatctgctaaacaaactgggttgaaacattttgaccctctttaacaacattccaacacAACATTATCATTGATTtgggagattaaaattaatgatatatttttatgtggttcagccacaactctactaaaacctcagccagtaataggtagGCCAACTTTTGGACCCTCCAGTCGTCTGTATGACTGCCACAGTACAtacatcacatttgcacactatcagaaagtgccaaacagccctggtggagtgaggagctgtaaagagaagcagatgctctgtttatattctaaaaatgttttaagcttgtttcaaagattctgtactacagctttaaatgttttccaatagcacacatacacttatcagtgtttctcaaactttttacagtgtgtaccacctgagaaaatgtcaagctctcccaagtaccactatgaaagcatgaaactcataaatcttacaacacaaaattagtattattaaattagtcaaattaatgtctgcagtaaagattttttcatacattgtatacattctaccacaggcaaagttgcctccatttttattttttttttattaatattttgtaataatttattctgttttgggagtatttttgtatgtatctgtattatattatacatactcattaaaagtgaatctctgtccaaaaatgcactcagtttactttttactcactatgagcatcattcattattctcccccagtaattaaggttaggatgtgtatttttttctattccaatccattcatcttttgcagcatttaa includes the following:
- the LOC113020899 gene encoding uncharacterized protein LOC113020899, giving the protein MKARPAWILIFFQLFEANAEVILKRLTEGQAVVISCSPWQAHGGLTSLHLYHRGVQSQTTLVSVTEAGEVTVATDHRARLVLRGDLSSMKVNVTISRLELSDTGLYMWDLSYRDTNSSDQMILCAQKTFVLVEVAGRPCNCSPGYAPLLWTIFTAAGLLLLTLTWLAIQKCVKLRSHRKPQPHAPIYEEMGRKQQHQSPRGPQNNHEAPSHLEEVNFPVYANPNIRQLQDNYYACPRQLKLRD